In endosymbiont of unidentified scaly snail isolate Monju, the following are encoded in one genomic region:
- a CDS encoding YraN family protein gives MARTQQDGQRSERQAEDWLRSRGLVLVARNHRCRQGEIDLVMRDGDTLVFIEVRLRRHTGFGGAIASVDRRKQQRLIAAARHWLHRHPWDGPCRFDVVGLDGGQEPEWIRNAFDAG, from the coding sequence GTGGCAAGGACGCAACAGGACGGACAACGCAGCGAGCGCCAGGCCGAGGACTGGCTGCGATCACGCGGCCTGGTCCTGGTGGCGCGCAACCATCGCTGCCGCCAGGGCGAGATCGACCTGGTCATGCGCGATGGCGACACCCTGGTGTTCATCGAGGTCCGCCTGCGGCGGCATACCGGTTTCGGTGGCGCGATCGCCAGCGTGGACCGGCGCAAGCAACAGCGCCTGATCGCCGCCGCCCGGCACTGGCTGCACCGCCACCCCTGGGACGGCCCCTGCCGCTTCGATGTGGTCGGCCTGGACGGCGGCCAGGAACCAGAATGGATCCGCAACGCCTTCGATGCAGGTTGA
- a CDS encoding SIS domain-containing protein, translating into MDLESRITAHFASHIEATSSAASALTGAIADAAQRLVESLVHGGKVLCCGTEGGAALAEYFTALMVHRFERERLGLPALTLGTSSTVLTAIADDPGFEQVFSRQINALGQPGDVLLLFAPGRIDASLLLAHEAAAERQMWVIALTGGRPGALSGPPREHDIGIAVPADNPARVMESQLLVLHCLCDLIDAQLLGS; encoded by the coding sequence ATGGACCTTGAATCCCGCATCACCGCGCACTTCGCCTCGCACATCGAGGCCACCAGCTCCGCGGCCAGCGCGCTGACCGGCGCCATCGCCGACGCCGCGCAACGGCTGGTGGAATCACTGGTACACGGCGGCAAGGTCCTGTGCTGCGGCACCGAGGGCGGCGCCGCCCTGGCCGAGTATTTCACCGCGCTGATGGTGCACCGCTTCGAGCGCGAGCGCCTGGGCCTGCCAGCACTCACCCTGGGCACCAGCAGCACCGTGCTCACCGCCATCGCCGACGACCCCGGTTTCGAGCAGGTCTTTTCGCGCCAGATCAACGCCCTGGGGCAGCCCGGCGACGTGTTGCTGCTGTTCGCGCCGGGGCGGATCGACGCCAGCCTGCTGCTGGCCCACGAAGCGGCCGCCGAACGCCAGATGTGGGTGATTGCCCTGACTGGCGGACGCCCGGGCGCACTTTCCGGGCCTCCCCGGGAACACGACATCGGCATCGCTGTCCCAGCAGACAACCCTGCACGTGTCATGGAGAGCCAGTTGCTGGTACTCCACTGCCTGTGCGACCTGATCGACGCCCAATTGCTAGGGAGCTGA